A stretch of the Sphingobacterium thalpophilum genome encodes the following:
- a CDS encoding protein-tyrosine-phosphatase has translation MAQVWAQTAALYFNVAQVHCYSGGTEATALFPRVAGTLSAQGFKVFQIAGGSNPVYAIKAGGNISPVIGFSKTYDSPFNPTADFAAILTCTQADGDCPFIAGAEKRISLPFDDPKQADGSPDQDRVYAARSLEIAAALFYAFSKVKL, from the coding sequence ATGGCACAGGTATGGGCGCAGACGGCTGCGCTATACTTTAATGTAGCGCAGGTCCATTGCTATTCAGGTGGTACCGAGGCGACCGCCTTGTTCCCCAGAGTCGCCGGAACGCTGTCCGCCCAAGGGTTTAAGGTATTCCAGATCGCCGGCGGCAGCAATCCGGTATATGCGATCAAGGCTGGCGGCAATATCAGTCCGGTCATCGGTTTTTCCAAAACCTACGACAGCCCCTTCAACCCGACAGCAGATTTCGCGGCGATCCTGACCTGCACGCAGGCTGACGGCGACTGCCCTTTTATCGCGGGGGCCGAAAAACGTATATCATTGCCTTTTGACGATCCGAAACAAGCTGACGGAAGTCCGGATCAGGACCGCGTCTATGCTGCGCGCAGCCTGGAGATCGCGGCGGCACTATTTTATGCATTTTCCAAGGTGAAGCTATAG
- a CDS encoding DUF6428 family protein translates to MRLSEIKEILPTLDHVEFQLENGTFVPEHFHVTEVGQITKKFIDCGGVVREEKAVNFQLWNADDLEHRLKPGKLLHIINLSEEKLGIEDAEIEVEYQSETIGKYSLEYNGKTFVLKNKTTACLAQDACGIPSGKAKTDLRNLTVVSSSSSCCTPGSGCC, encoded by the coding sequence ATGAGACTATCCGAAATCAAAGAAATCCTTCCGACATTGGACCATGTCGAGTTTCAGCTGGAAAACGGAACTTTTGTTCCTGAGCATTTCCATGTTACCGAAGTGGGACAGATCACGAAAAAATTTATTGACTGCGGCGGCGTGGTTCGTGAAGAAAAAGCCGTCAACTTTCAGCTCTGGAATGCAGATGATCTGGAACATCGCCTCAAACCCGGTAAATTACTGCACATCATCAACTTATCCGAAGAAAAACTGGGCATTGAAGATGCAGAGATCGAAGTGGAATACCAGAGCGAGACCATCGGTAAATACAGTCTGGAGTACAACGGCAAAACCTTTGTCCTCAAAAACAAAACGACAGCCTGTCTGGCACAGGATGCCTGCGGGATACCCTCCGGGAAAGCCAAGACAGATCTTCGCAATCTTACTGTGGTATCCTCTTCATCGTCCTGCTGCACTCCGGGCTCAGGGTGCTGTTAA
- a CDS encoding ArsR/SmtB family transcription factor, which translates to MGLTKTEIFADEQNQLATAFKVLGHPARIAILQYIIDRKACICNDLVEELGLAQATISQHLKELKSTGIIQGTIEGKSVCYCIDEAVWKKVQHDFNSFFNQEVKVTSCCP; encoded by the coding sequence ATGGGACTTACCAAAACAGAGATTTTTGCAGACGAGCAGAACCAGCTGGCCACCGCCTTCAAAGTACTGGGCCATCCTGCGCGGATCGCGATCCTGCAGTATATTATCGACAGGAAAGCCTGTATCTGCAATGACCTGGTCGAAGAACTGGGACTTGCCCAGGCGACGATCTCCCAGCATCTCAAGGAGCTCAAAAGTACCGGTATCATTCAGGGAACGATCGAAGGCAAATCCGTCTGTTACTGTATTGACGAAGCAGTATGGAAAAAAGTTCAACACGATTTCAACAGCTTTTTCAATCAGGAGGTTAAAGTGACGAGCTGCTGCCCGTAG